In the Helianthus annuus cultivar XRQ/B chromosome 11, HanXRQr2.0-SUNRISE, whole genome shotgun sequence genome, one interval contains:
- the LOC110888424 gene encoding uncharacterized mitochondrial protein AtMg00860-like: MDPSKIEAIKNWGAPKTPSEVRQFFGLVGYYWRFIENFSRLAKPLTLLTQKERKFHWTEKQEEAFRMLKEKLCSAPILSLPKGSADFVVYCDESCLGLRSVLM, from the coding sequence ATGGATCCGTCGAAGAttgaggcgatcaagaattggggaGCGCCAAAGACTCcgtcggaggtgcgacaattcttTGGACTTGTTGGGTACTACTGGAGATTCATAGAGAATTTCTCCAGGTTAGCGAAGCCTTTGACGCTATTGACCCAGAAGGAAAGGAAGTTTCATTGGACAGAAAAGCAGGAGGAAGCTTTTCGGATGTTGAAGGAAAAGTTgtgtagtgcacctattctttcccTTCCTAAGGGAAGTGCTGATTTCGTTGTATATTGTGATGAGTCATGTTTGGGCCTTAGAAGCGTGCTTATGTAG
- the LOC110888425 gene encoding uncharacterized protein LOC110888425 — protein MRQRRRVELLNDNECDIRYHPGKENVVEDALSRKEQEKPLRVRALGLTIQTSLTDQIRNAQREALKDENLRREGLRGLERELIPKADEVMYFMNRIWVPRRGNLHELVMNEAHKSRYSIHPGSTKMYQDIKELYWWPNMKRDIAVYVGNIQYGEDIAVVPQRDCSPSWSTGVNYLG, from the exons atgcGACAACGGCGTCGGGTAGAGTTACTCAACGATAACGAGTGTGATATTCGTTATCACCCTGGTAAAGAAAATGTTGTTGAGGATGCGCTCAGCAGGAAAGAGCAGGAGAAGCCTCTACGTGTGCGTGCTTTGGGCTTGACCATACAGACGAGTTTGACTGATCAAATTCGTAATGCGCAACGGGAAGCTTTGAAGGATGAGAACCTGAGAAGAGAAGGTTTGAGAGGATTAGAACGCGAACTGATACCAAAAGCGGATGAGGTGATGTATTTCATGAACCGGATTTGGGTTCCGCGTAGAGGTAACCTACATGAACTGGTTATGAACGAAGCTCATAAGTCCAGATATTCCATTCACCCAGGTTCTACCAAGATGTATCAGGATATCAAGGAGTTATactggtggccgaatatgaagaGAGATATTGCTGTTTATGTGG GAAACATACAATACGGAGAAGATATTGCAGTTGTACCTCAACGAGATTGTAGCCCGTCATGGAGTACCGGTGTCAATTATCTCGGATAG